From the genome of Impatiens glandulifera chromosome 9, dImpGla2.1, whole genome shotgun sequence, one region includes:
- the LOC124914939 gene encoding AP-5 complex subunit mu encodes MENSLAGGCSIRALWILNLQDVIVFSRRFPVVERRWRSACKTWNDSSPDGSHKYSVLSLIPSDSELAAAFADRKKREGSVRGFGIRVVQSTEGSDSWVDDPITRHIISLYMNKEDETEKYILWPFILHIKGPYCILVLPLVEPRHVKEYARICTQSGCGSAVGGDGSISSLLLELPSITGALMVAHALGDIVTGDTPEPEVVVNAPSVGGLLDSLTGSMGITGRAKPVVAPVPVSTISSAVSTLEAPKVGSRPFDKEALRTFIISSMPFGTPLDLNHSNISAIKLYGFASSDLPPADRKQPAWKPYLYKGKQRIIFTIHEAIHAALYDRDDIQDSISISGQVNCRAELEGLPDVSLTMTGSETAHIDVLSYHPCTQIPEQGISKQAVIFSPPLGNFVLMRYQATCDVGPPVKGFYQLSMVSANEGAFLFKLHLMDRYRSPLTMEFCTVTMPFPRRRVVSLDGTPSIGTVLFTEHSVEWKIITSGRGITGKSVEATFPGTIKFAPWQVQRSPFLASILGNDLDEDSDAEIEGTNNPNLEESLVEKMNKDLLPVDLDEPFCWQAYSYAKVSFKIIGASLTGISIDPKSSVNIFPPVKAPVEFSSQVISGDYILWNTLGKCPSVAIAKA; translated from the exons ATGGAGAACTCCTTGGCCGGCGGCTGTAGTATCAGAGCCCTTTGGATCCTGAATCTTCAGGATGTCATCGTCTTCTCCAG GAGGTTTCCGGTTGTGGAAAGGCGGTGGCGATCAGCTTGTAAGACTTGGAACGACTCTTCACCAGATGGTAGCCATAAATACTCCGTACTGTCATTGATTCCTTCCGATTCAGAGCTAGCAGCTGCTTTCGCTGACCGGAAGAAGAG GGAGGGATCAGTTCGTGGCTTTGGCATTCGTGTTGTTCAGTCAACCGAAGGATCTGATTCTTGGGTTGATGATCCAATTACTCGCCATATTATAAGCTTATACATGAACAAAGAGGACGAAACAGAGAAATATATCTTATGGCCTTTTATTCTGCACATAAAAGGCCCTTACTGCATCCTTGTGTTGCCCCTAGTTGAGCCCCGTCATGTGAAAGAATATGCGAGAATTTGTACACAATCTGGTTGTGGAAGTGCTGTTGGTGGGGATGGAAGTATATCCTCCCTTTTACTTGAGCTTCCTTCAATTACAGG GGCTTTGATGGTGGCACATGCTTTGGGTGACATAGTTACTGGGGATACTCCAGAACCTGAGGTAGTTGTTAATGCACCGTCCGTAGGCGGTTTGCTGGACTCATTAACTGGAAGTATGGGGATAACAGGCAGAGCGAAGCCTGTGGTAGCACCGGTTCCAGTTTCTACCATCTCAAGCGCTGTTTCTACTCTGGAAGCGCCAAAAGTTGGTTCGAGACCCTTCGACAAAGAGGCACTTAGAACATTTATTATTAGTTCGATGCCCTTTG GCACACCATTGGACCTCAACCACTCCAACATATCTGCCATTAAGCTTTATGGCTTTGCTTCCTCAGATTTGCCTCCAGCAGACAGGAAACAGCCGGCATGGAAACCGTATCTTTACAAGGGAAAGCAGAGAATCATTTTCACTATTCATGAGGCTATTCATGCAGCATTGTATGATAGGGATGATATACAAGACAGTATCTCAATTTCAGGTCAAGTAAATTGCCGAGCAGAGTTAGAAGGCCTGCCTGATGTTTCACTTACCATGACAGGATCGGAGACAGCACATATTGATGTATTATCATATCATCCTTGTACTCAAATTCCAGAACAAGGAATATCTAAGCAAGCTGTCATATTTTCACCTCCGCTTGGTAATTTTGTTCTAATGCGTTACCAAGCAACTTGTGATGTCGGGCCTCCAGTTAAGGGGTTTTACCAGCTTTCTATGGTCTCTGCCAACGAAGGGGCTTTTTTGTTCAAGTTGCACCTCATGGACAGGTACAGATCCCCTCTTACAATGGAGTTTTGCACTGTGACAATGCCTTTCCCTAGGAGAAGAGTTGTGTCACTTGATGGGACACCTTCAATTGGAACAGTTTTATTTACTGAACACTCAGTTGAGTGGAAAATCATAACCAGCGGAAGGGGTATTACTGGAAAAAGTGTTGAGGCTACATTCCCGGGTACCATTAAATTTGCTCCGTGGCAAGTTCAAAGGTCACCTTTCTTAGCATCGATACTTGGAAATGACCTGGATGAAGACAGTGATGCAGAGATAGAAGGAACCAACAATCCGAATCTAGAGGAATCTTTGGTGGAAAAGATGAACAAGGACCTCCTACCAGTTGATCTTGATGAGCCATTTTGCTGGCAAGCATATAGTTATGCTAAA GTTTCTTTCAAGATTATCGGGGCATCTTTAACCGGAATATCTATAGATCCTAAATCTTCT GTTAATATCTTTCCACCTGTTAAAGCACCTGTGGAGTTCTCAAGTCAG GTTATTTCTGGAGATTATATACTTTGGAATACATTGGGGAAGTGCCCATCTGTTGCCATAGCTAAagcataa
- the LOC124914480 gene encoding protein FAR1-RELATED SEQUENCE 7-like isoform X2, whose product MISFCQMPRLSYTSEVSLQNPNRVQLQISQDTDMNREELGKIMTVRSKQVGVMVNRNNGTKGNEGESKLEPHLGLEFDSAEDAQEFYNVHAAQAGFKIRIGQLYRSRVDGSVISRRFVCSKEGFQTNSRTGCPAFIRVQKNDSGKWAIANVKSDHNHDLGLPGEIQPPSIQRKVFPAARSSAIVSTRTGIRSHENGQQIPTDAVVDVKRLKREQAEGGVPSIQPYKGLEFASANEAYKYYHGYSSCAGFKVRIGQLFRSKNDGSITSRRFVCSKEGHQHPSRVGCGAYLRIQKQESGRWVVDRLNKEHNHQLDSPVASSQKGFREDVNCSLRDINFSDPIDGIDLVKGERENNIGTDWYPMLLSYFQSRQADDTGFFYAIEVDDEGKCGSVFWVDGRSRFSCSQFGDAIVLDTTYRSNSYLVPFASFIGVNHHMQPVLLGCALIADESEESFTWLFQTWVRAMSGRLPLSIIADKDTSIQHSIAQVFPGAHHRFSSWQIKANEQQYLGPFLSMDNEFKYEYETCISQSQTPSEFDSAWNALLNKYDLKENTWLKEMYRTRKSWVPLYLRATFFAGIPLDGSMKPFFGTFLNAHSPVNEFVIRYEKAVEQRREEERKEDFNSFNLQSPLHTKDPIEEQGRRLYTLTMFKAFQKELLECFSYVGIKINVEGSINRYLVQKCGNGDERNTVAFNGSNLNVSCSCKMFEFEGVLCRHALKIFQIMNIRELPSRYILHRWTKHAKYGILRDVDSGGGSQDFRALMLWTLREEARNYIEAGATSLERYKIAFEIMQEGRRNLCWQN is encoded by the exons ATGATCTCCTTCTGTCAAAt GCCTCGTCTTAGCTACACATCTGAAGTTTCGTTGCAAAACCCTAACCGAGTTCAGCTTCAGATATCCCAag ATACTGATATGAACAGAGAAGAGCTTGGAAAAATTATGACTGTTCGGTCGAAACAAGTGGGTGTAATGGTTAATAGAAATAATGGAACAAAAGGTAATGAAGGAGAGTCCAAGCTTGAACCACATTTAGGATTAGAGTTTGACTCAGCAGAAGATGCACAGGAGTTCTATAACGTACATGCAGCGCAAGCTGGATTCAAGATTAGGATTGGCCAGTTGTACCGGTCCAGAGTTGATGGTTCAGTTATTTCTCGGAGATTTGTGTGTTCAAAAGAGGGATTCcaaaccaattcaagaacaggGTGTCCAGCATTCATAAGGGTTCAAAAAAATGATTCTGGAAAGTGGGCTATAGCAAATGTCAAGTCGGACCACAATCACGACCTTGGACTTCCTGGGGAAATTCAGCCACCCAGCATACAAAGGAAAGTATTTCCAGCTGCCAGATCTTCAGCTATTGTATCCACTAGAACTGGAATAAGGTCACATGAAAATGGGCAACAAATCCCAACAGATGCTGTTGTTGATGTCAAACGTTTGAAAAGGGAACAAGCTGAAGGAGGAGTACCTTCAATTCAGCCCTATAAGGGTCTTGAATTTGCTTCTGCTAATGAAGCATATAAATATTATCACGGGTATTCTTCTTGCGCAGGGTTCAAAGTGCGTATTGGTCAGTTGTTCAGATCAAAGAACGATGGTTCAATTACATCCCGAAGGTTTGTGTGCTCTAAGGAAGGACATCAGCATCCTTCAAGGGTTGGTTGTGGGGCATACTTGAGGATCCAAAAGCAAGAATCGGGAAGGTGGGTAGTTGATCGATTGAACAAAGAACACAATCACCAGCTTGACTCCCCAGTTGCTTCCAGTCAAAAGGGGTTTAGAGAGGATGTTAATTGTTCATTAAGAGATATAAATTTCTCAGACCCGATTGATGGAATTGACCTAGTCAAAGGAGAGCGTGAAAATAATATTGGAACCGATTGGTACCCTATgcttctttcttattttcagTCTAGACAAGCAGACGACACCGGATTCTTTTATGCAATAGAAGTGGATGATGAAGGAAAATGTGGAAGTGTTTTCTGGGTTGATGGACGGTCTAGATTCTCTTGTAGTCAGTTCGGGGATGCCATTGTTTTAGATACAACTTACAGGAGCAATAGCTATTTGGTCCCATTTGCTTCTTTCATCGGGGTAAACCACCATATGCAACCTGTGCTTCTCGGCTGTGCATTGATTGCAGATGAATCTGAAGAATCTTTTACTTGGCTTTTCCAGACATGGGTTAGGGCTATGTCTGGACGACTCCCATTGTCGATTATAGCCGACAAAGACACATCTATTCAGCATTCGATCGCTCAAGTTTTTCCAGGCGCTCATCACAGATTTTCTTCATGGCAAATTAAGGCGAACGAACAGCAATATTTAGGACCGTTTCTCTCTATGGATAACGAGTTCAAATATGAATACGAAACTTGCATTTCTCAGAGTCAGACCCCAAGTGAATTCGATTCTGCCTGGAATGCACTTTTGAACAAATACGATTTGAAGGAGAACACTTGGTTGAAGGAAATGTATAGAACACGCAAAAGTTGGGTACCGTTGTACCTCCGCGCAACTTTCTTCGCAGGCATCCCTTTGGATGGAAGCATGAAACCTTTCTTTGGTACGTTCTTGAACGCTCATTCCCCCGTGAATGAGTTTGTCATACGGTATGAAAAAGCTGTGGAGCAACGTCGGGAGGAAGAAAGGAAGGAGGATTTCAACTCATTCAATTTACAGAGCCCTCTTCACACGAAAGACCCGATAGAAGAACAAGGTAGAAGGCTTTATACATTGACAATGTTCAAAGCTTTTCAGAAAGAACTTTTGGAATGCTTCAGTTACGTTGGAATAAAGATTAATGTAGAAGGTTCCATCAATAGATATTTGGTGCAGAAGTGTGGGAATGGAGATGAGAGGAATACGGTTGCCTTCAATGGTTCAAATCTTAATGTTAGTTGCAGCTGTAAAATGTTTGAATTTGAAGGTGTGCTGTGCAGGCATGCCTTAAAGATATTTCAGATTATGAATATAAGGGAGCTTCCATCTCGATATATACTGCATCGATGGACGAAACATGCCAAGTATGGTATTCTAAGGGATGTCGATTCAGGCGGTGGATCTCAAGATTTCAGGGCGTTGATGTTGTGGACTCTAAGAGAAGAAGCTCGTAACTACATCGAAGCAGGGGCAACCTCTCTCGAAAGATACAAGATTGCTTTCGAGATCATGCAGGAAGGACGTAGAAATCTATGTTGGCAAAACTGA
- the LOC124914480 gene encoding protein FAR1-RELATED SEQUENCE 7-like isoform X1, whose translation MQIAAINLSHALLFLVQRPRLSYTSEVSLQNPNRVQLQISQDTDMNREELGKIMTVRSKQVGVMVNRNNGTKGNEGESKLEPHLGLEFDSAEDAQEFYNVHAAQAGFKIRIGQLYRSRVDGSVISRRFVCSKEGFQTNSRTGCPAFIRVQKNDSGKWAIANVKSDHNHDLGLPGEIQPPSIQRKVFPAARSSAIVSTRTGIRSHENGQQIPTDAVVDVKRLKREQAEGGVPSIQPYKGLEFASANEAYKYYHGYSSCAGFKVRIGQLFRSKNDGSITSRRFVCSKEGHQHPSRVGCGAYLRIQKQESGRWVVDRLNKEHNHQLDSPVASSQKGFREDVNCSLRDINFSDPIDGIDLVKGERENNIGTDWYPMLLSYFQSRQADDTGFFYAIEVDDEGKCGSVFWVDGRSRFSCSQFGDAIVLDTTYRSNSYLVPFASFIGVNHHMQPVLLGCALIADESEESFTWLFQTWVRAMSGRLPLSIIADKDTSIQHSIAQVFPGAHHRFSSWQIKANEQQYLGPFLSMDNEFKYEYETCISQSQTPSEFDSAWNALLNKYDLKENTWLKEMYRTRKSWVPLYLRATFFAGIPLDGSMKPFFGTFLNAHSPVNEFVIRYEKAVEQRREEERKEDFNSFNLQSPLHTKDPIEEQGRRLYTLTMFKAFQKELLECFSYVGIKINVEGSINRYLVQKCGNGDERNTVAFNGSNLNVSCSCKMFEFEGVLCRHALKIFQIMNIRELPSRYILHRWTKHAKYGILRDVDSGGGSQDFRALMLWTLREEARNYIEAGATSLERYKIAFEIMQEGRRNLCWQN comes from the exons ATGCAGATTGCAGCGATAAACCTGTCTCACGCACTTCTTTTTTTGGTTCAAAGGCCTCGTCTTAGCTACACATCTGAAGTTTCGTTGCAAAACCCTAACCGAGTTCAGCTTCAGATATCCCAag ATACTGATATGAACAGAGAAGAGCTTGGAAAAATTATGACTGTTCGGTCGAAACAAGTGGGTGTAATGGTTAATAGAAATAATGGAACAAAAGGTAATGAAGGAGAGTCCAAGCTTGAACCACATTTAGGATTAGAGTTTGACTCAGCAGAAGATGCACAGGAGTTCTATAACGTACATGCAGCGCAAGCTGGATTCAAGATTAGGATTGGCCAGTTGTACCGGTCCAGAGTTGATGGTTCAGTTATTTCTCGGAGATTTGTGTGTTCAAAAGAGGGATTCcaaaccaattcaagaacaggGTGTCCAGCATTCATAAGGGTTCAAAAAAATGATTCTGGAAAGTGGGCTATAGCAAATGTCAAGTCGGACCACAATCACGACCTTGGACTTCCTGGGGAAATTCAGCCACCCAGCATACAAAGGAAAGTATTTCCAGCTGCCAGATCTTCAGCTATTGTATCCACTAGAACTGGAATAAGGTCACATGAAAATGGGCAACAAATCCCAACAGATGCTGTTGTTGATGTCAAACGTTTGAAAAGGGAACAAGCTGAAGGAGGAGTACCTTCAATTCAGCCCTATAAGGGTCTTGAATTTGCTTCTGCTAATGAAGCATATAAATATTATCACGGGTATTCTTCTTGCGCAGGGTTCAAAGTGCGTATTGGTCAGTTGTTCAGATCAAAGAACGATGGTTCAATTACATCCCGAAGGTTTGTGTGCTCTAAGGAAGGACATCAGCATCCTTCAAGGGTTGGTTGTGGGGCATACTTGAGGATCCAAAAGCAAGAATCGGGAAGGTGGGTAGTTGATCGATTGAACAAAGAACACAATCACCAGCTTGACTCCCCAGTTGCTTCCAGTCAAAAGGGGTTTAGAGAGGATGTTAATTGTTCATTAAGAGATATAAATTTCTCAGACCCGATTGATGGAATTGACCTAGTCAAAGGAGAGCGTGAAAATAATATTGGAACCGATTGGTACCCTATgcttctttcttattttcagTCTAGACAAGCAGACGACACCGGATTCTTTTATGCAATAGAAGTGGATGATGAAGGAAAATGTGGAAGTGTTTTCTGGGTTGATGGACGGTCTAGATTCTCTTGTAGTCAGTTCGGGGATGCCATTGTTTTAGATACAACTTACAGGAGCAATAGCTATTTGGTCCCATTTGCTTCTTTCATCGGGGTAAACCACCATATGCAACCTGTGCTTCTCGGCTGTGCATTGATTGCAGATGAATCTGAAGAATCTTTTACTTGGCTTTTCCAGACATGGGTTAGGGCTATGTCTGGACGACTCCCATTGTCGATTATAGCCGACAAAGACACATCTATTCAGCATTCGATCGCTCAAGTTTTTCCAGGCGCTCATCACAGATTTTCTTCATGGCAAATTAAGGCGAACGAACAGCAATATTTAGGACCGTTTCTCTCTATGGATAACGAGTTCAAATATGAATACGAAACTTGCATTTCTCAGAGTCAGACCCCAAGTGAATTCGATTCTGCCTGGAATGCACTTTTGAACAAATACGATTTGAAGGAGAACACTTGGTTGAAGGAAATGTATAGAACACGCAAAAGTTGGGTACCGTTGTACCTCCGCGCAACTTTCTTCGCAGGCATCCCTTTGGATGGAAGCATGAAACCTTTCTTTGGTACGTTCTTGAACGCTCATTCCCCCGTGAATGAGTTTGTCATACGGTATGAAAAAGCTGTGGAGCAACGTCGGGAGGAAGAAAGGAAGGAGGATTTCAACTCATTCAATTTACAGAGCCCTCTTCACACGAAAGACCCGATAGAAGAACAAGGTAGAAGGCTTTATACATTGACAATGTTCAAAGCTTTTCAGAAAGAACTTTTGGAATGCTTCAGTTACGTTGGAATAAAGATTAATGTAGAAGGTTCCATCAATAGATATTTGGTGCAGAAGTGTGGGAATGGAGATGAGAGGAATACGGTTGCCTTCAATGGTTCAAATCTTAATGTTAGTTGCAGCTGTAAAATGTTTGAATTTGAAGGTGTGCTGTGCAGGCATGCCTTAAAGATATTTCAGATTATGAATATAAGGGAGCTTCCATCTCGATATATACTGCATCGATGGACGAAACATGCCAAGTATGGTATTCTAAGGGATGTCGATTCAGGCGGTGGATCTCAAGATTTCAGGGCGTTGATGTTGTGGACTCTAAGAGAAGAAGCTCGTAACTACATCGAAGCAGGGGCAACCTCTCTCGAAAGATACAAGATTGCTTTCGAGATCATGCAGGAAGGACGTAGAAATCTATGTTGGCAAAACTGA
- the LOC124914479 gene encoding uncharacterized protein LOC124914479 — protein MSDDDDDHHHNKTDVQGGETSTVVIDMEQTSRGSTIFEPQTSSSIDKIESSNANSISQSSTYDHAPEKKLTLFALRLAVFEKAATGLGTLGFIWATVVLLGGFAITLDTTDFWFITVILVVEGARIFSRSHELEWQHQATWSMAGNSFRAIKSSSHFIIKKVKSIFNFKFKPIVSSRQVSRKPHLVSRKNWNQQRIPTRTWVTSDVPLLPYAKSVFHTRNVSKFLNWLQLASATACAVLSLMKLIKHDYGEIEKGDTDKRNRKAALTIFYSLALAEASLFLLEKIYWEYMVIYCKLLDQVNKECELESFGKISIKRFFYDAYSKCVNGSIFDGLKMDMVSFATELMDSDSPDEQLIGVRILRKFISCERFSDDTLQKIGVKISVIERLVEMLNWKDFEDEEIRLSAAEILSRLVNKKQNSLRVAGVPGAMESISSLLQISRSSHGGAGDCIPETKMNQDNENYDFWSFNHLGLLIIKKLSRDHENCGKIGNTRGLLPKIIDFTQARERLLMEEDETVTQPEILTLKRSLQVLKMLASMTGNTGKQLRKEISEIVFTISNIRDILRYGEKKPILQQLGIEILTSLALEDDATERIGGTGGVLRELFNIFFNQDMPESHIHVRAVAGQALAMLALESKNNCHRILKLRVIEKLIVALKIPLLQINAARILRNLCAYSGGEHFAQLRGITSAAPTVLRGIMEEDSKLLEVMVGLAAHVFKYMTTKESSEIFQRELGIEKAELGNVLIGILKKHEYPPIKTPRMRRFVIELTITMMKHDETNIQMFKELELLKQLESVTETTSELESFNVFCGTVGLGRHSITIHSLVEDAMKLLED, from the exons ATGtcggatgatgatgatgatcatcatcataATAAAACAGATGTCCAAGGAGGAGAAACCAGTACCGTCGTCATAGATATGGAACAGACAAGCAGGGGCTCAACTATTTTCGAACCCCAGACCAGCAGCAGCATAGATAAAATCGAAAGCAGTAATGCCAATTCCATTTCTCAATCCTCTACATACGACCACGCCCCTGAGAAAAAGCTCACTCTCTTTGCCCTCCGCCTCGCCGTATTCGAGAAAGCAGCCACCGGCCTAGGAACTCTAGGCTTCATCTGGGCAACCGTCGTTCTTCTCGGCGGCTTCGCAATCACTCTCGACACTACAGACTTCTGGTTCATAACCGTCATTTTGGTCGTTGAAGGTGCTCGGATTTTCAGCCGTAGCCATGAGCTCGAATGGCAACACCAAGCCACATGGTCCATGGCCGGAAATAGCTTCCGGGCTATAAAATCCAGCTCAcatttcattatcaaaaaggttaaatcaattttcaatttcaaattcaaacccATTGTCAGCAGTAGACAAGTTTCCAGGAAACCACACCTGGTAAGCCGCAAAAACTGGAATCAGCAAAGGATTCCGACCAGAACCTGGGTGACATCAGATGTTCCTCTTTTACCATATGCCAAATCAGTTTTCCATACGAGAAACGTCAGCAAGTTTCTCAACTGGCTCCAGCTTGCATCTGCAACAGCCTGCGCTGTATTGTCTCTGATGAAGCTTATAAAACACGATTATGGCGAAATTGAGAAAGGAGATACGGACAAGAGGAATAGAAAGGCGGCCCTCACTATTTTCTACTCACTTGCCTTGGCAGAAGCTTCATTGTTTCTGTTGGAGAAGATTTACTGGGAGTATATGGTCATTTACTGCAAATTGCTGGACCAAGTTAACAAGGAATGTGAACTCGAATCTTTTGGAAAGATTTCCATCAAACGCTTCTTCTACGACGCTTACTCCAAGTGTGTCAACGGAAGCATTTTCGACGGTTTGAAAATGGACATGGTTTCGTTCGCTACGGAACTCATGGATTCAGATTCACCCGACGAACAGCTAATCGGAGTCAGAATCCTCAGGAAATTCATATCCTGCGAGAGGTTTTCAGACGATACGTTGCAGAAGATAGGGGTTAAAATATCCGTCATAGAAAGGCTGGTCGAGATGTTGAACTGGAAAGATTTCGAAGACGAAGAGATAAGATTATCTGCAGCAGAGATCTTGTCCAGATTAGTCAATAAAAAGCAGAATTCACTCCGGGTTGCTGGAGTACCAGGGGCCATGGAATCAATATCGTCGCTTCTCCAAATCAGCCGGAGTTCACATGGAGGTGCAGGCGACTGTATACCCGAAACGAAAATGAATCAGGACAATGAGAATTACGATTTCTGGTCATTCAATCATTTGGGACTTCTAATCATAAAGAAGCTTTCTCGTGACCATGAGAATTGTGGAAAGATTGGCAACACTAGAGGTCTCTTACCTAAGATCATAGATTTCACACAAGCCAGGGAGAGGCTACTTATGGAAGAAGACGAAACAGTTACGCAACCGGAGATTCTGACCCTCAAACGATCGCTTCAAGTACTGAAGATGTTAGCCAGCATGACAGGAAATACAGGCAAACAGCTCCGAAAAGAAATCTCTGAGATCGTCTTCACAATCAGCAACATAAGAGACATACTGAGGTATGGAGAGAAAAAACCTATTCTACAACAACTAGGGATTGAAATCTTGACAAGCCTGGCACTCGAAGACGATGCGACCGAAAGGATCGGAGGAACAGGCGGAGTCCTCAGAGAATTATTCAACATCTTCTTTAACCAAGATATGCCTGAAAGCCATATTCATGTCAGAGCTGTGGCAGGACAAGCTTTAGCAATGTTGGCACTAGAAAGCAAAAATAACTGTCATCGGATTCTAAAACTGAGGGTTATCGAAAAACTAATCGTAGCCTTGAAGATTCCCCTCTTGCAAATTAACGCCGCCAGAATCTTGAGAAACCTGTGCGCCTATTCTGGAGGCGAACACTTTGCACAATTGAGAGGCATCACATCTGCAGCACCAACA GTTCTAAGAGGTATCATGGAAGAAGATAGCAAATTGCTAGAAGTGATGGTGGGATTGGCAGCACATGTTTTCAAATACATGACTACAAAGGAATCAAGCGAAATATTCCAGAGAGAATTAGGAATCGAAAAGGCTGAATTAGGGAATGTGCTTATTGGGATTCTGAAGAAACACGAGTATCCTCCAATAAAGACTCCAAGAATGAGGAGGTTCGTCATAGAGTTGACAATTACTATGATGAAGCACGATGAAACCAACATTCAGATGTTCAAGGAACTGGAACTCTTAAAACAGTTGGAGTCTGTTACAGAAACAACGTCGGAGTTGGAAAGCTTCAATGTTTTCTGTGGCACAGTTGGATTGGGCCGTCACAGCATAACAATTCATTCCTTGGTAGAAGATGCAATGAAGCTGCTTGAAGATTGA
- the LOC124914671 gene encoding endo-1,3;1,4-beta-D-glucanase-like, translating into MSSSECFENPPILSSTFGKGIVKELGGLKTYVAGTDHSKLAIVLISDIFGYEAPNLRKVADKVAAAGFLVVVPDFFNGEPYDLDNPAMNRESWRKAHPTDKGYEDAITVIVSLREQGVTSIGAAGFCWGGVVVAKLAKTDHIQGAVILHPGRIPEDEVPEIKIPTAILGAEIDHASPPDQLKRFGEILAAKSEVMDSFVKIFAGVGHGWTMRYNREDKWAVKSAEDALQDMLNWFIKHVH; encoded by the exons ATGTCGTCTTCAGAGTGCTTTGAGAACCCACCAATCCTGAGCTCAACGTTCGGTAAAGGGATCGTGAAAGAGCTCGGAGGACTCAAGACCTACGTTGCCGGGACTGATCATTCAAAGCTTGCCATCGTCCTCATCTCTGATATCTTTG GTTATGAAGCTCCAAATTTGAG GAAAGTAGCAGACAAAGTAGCAGCAGCTGGATTTCTAGTAGTTGTTCCTGATTTCTTCAATGGCGAACCTTATGACTTGGACAACCCAGCAATGAATCGAGAATCATGGAGAAAGGCTCACCCCACG GACAAAGGATACGAAGATGCCATAACCGTTATTGTTTCCTTGAGAGAACAAGGTGTAACTTCCATAGGAGCTGCAGGTTTTTGTTGGGGAg GTGTTGTAGTGGCAAAATTGGCCAAGACTGATCACATTCAGGGTGCAGTCATACTCCATCCAGGCCGCATCCCAGAAGATGAAGTTCCTG aGATCAAGATTCCAACTGCTATACTGGGAGCTGAGATTGACCATGCTTCACCGCCTGATCAACTGAAACGCTTTGGAGAAATTCTTGCTGCTAAATCTGAG GTGATGGATAGTTTTGTGAAGATATTTGCTGGGGTAGGGCATGGATGGACGATGAGGTACAACAGGGAGGATAAATGGGCTGTCAAGAGTGCAGAGGATGCCCTACAAGACATGCTTAACTGGTTTATTAAACATGTTCATTAA